A stretch of Bacteroidales bacterium DNA encodes these proteins:
- a CDS encoding endonuclease/exonuclease/phosphatase family protein: protein MKQEKKIGIIGKILWIITFSLSILLLLSIISPSISPSKLWIFAFFGLAYPYIATLTAIFTLLLLFFSLRRTFFPILIFIIGISQCRNTVNISNANNKATSESNSFKILSQNIHIFGAYDNPKKNTSDSVINLIKQENPDIACFQEYFDCERITQKSINDIKKIGNFLNYSSSLYTDSLSDPFLKIITFSKFPIINEGVVKTANNLYRDVFALWSDIIIENDTCRIYNIHLQSIGFTSKEEDLFKNNYKNDEIEKKSKSTVRKLKRAFIARSQEADELALHIKKCKYPTFLIGDFNDTPVSYTYKKLIDKKQDAFKKCGKCGIGKTYNGVFPSFRIDYIFYPKQFEAKNFKIHNKKTYSDHFPISCEIQKIK, encoded by the coding sequence ATGAAACAAGAAAAGAAAATAGGCATAATCGGGAAAATACTTTGGATAATTACATTTTCATTATCTATTTTATTGTTATTGTCAATAATCTCTCCATCGATTAGCCCATCAAAACTATGGATTTTTGCTTTTTTCGGACTCGCCTACCCTTATATAGCCACATTAACAGCTATATTTACTTTGCTTTTGTTATTTTTTAGCTTAAGGAGAACATTTTTTCCCATCTTGATTTTTATTATTGGAATAAGTCAGTGCAGAAATACTGTAAATATTTCTAATGCAAATAATAAAGCGACAAGTGAAAGCAATTCATTTAAGATTTTATCTCAAAATATACATATTTTTGGAGCTTACGATAATCCTAAAAAAAACACATCCGATTCGGTTATAAATTTAATAAAACAAGAAAATCCAGATATAGCCTGCTTTCAAGAATATTTTGATTGCGAACGTATTACCCAAAAAAGTATTAATGATATAAAAAAAATTGGCAATTTTTTGAACTATTCAAGCTCATTATATACAGATTCACTCTCTGACCCATTTTTAAAGATAATTACATTTTCAAAATTCCCAATTATAAATGAAGGCGTTGTAAAAACAGCAAACAATTTATACCGAGATGTTTTTGCACTTTGGAGCGATATAATTATAGAAAATGACACATGCAGAATTTATAATATTCATCTTCAGTCTATAGGTTTCACCTCAAAAGAAGAAGATCTTTTTAAAAATAATTATAAAAATGATGAAATTGAAAAAAAATCTAAATCGACTGTTAGAAAATTAAAACGTGCATTTATTGCCCGCTCTCAGGAAGCAGATGAACTTGCTTTGCACATAAAAAAATGTAAATATCCTACTTTTTTAATTGGCGATTTTAATGATACTCCTGTTTCATACACATATAAAAAATTGATAGATAAAAAGCAAGATGCATTTAAAAAATGTGGAAAATGCGGGATTGGTAAAACATACAACGGCGTATTCCCTTCATTTAGAATTGATTACATTTTTTATCCAAAACAATTTGAAGCCAAAAACTTTAAGATTCACAATAAAAAAACATATAGCGACCATTTTCCAATTAGCTGTGAGATTCAGAAAATAAAATGA
- the trmD gene encoding tRNA (guanosine(37)-N1)-methyltransferase TrmD → MRIDILSLFPEMFQGPFSESIVKRAIAKGIVEIHIHNIRDFSNDKHKRVDDYQFGGGAGMVMMAEPVVSAIESLTSERKYDEVIFLTPDGNLFSQPTANKLSMAENIILLCGHYKGLDERVREHFITSEISIGDYVLSGGELAACVVTDAIIRLLPNAINDETSALSDSFQDGLLSAPVYTRPADFRGFKVPDVLLSGNERKIIEWRNEKSLEKTMKRRPDLLK, encoded by the coding sequence ATGCGAATAGATATATTGTCATTGTTTCCGGAAATGTTTCAAGGTCCTTTTTCTGAATCAATTGTAAAACGAGCAATTGCAAAAGGAATTGTAGAAATTCATATACATAATATTAGGGATTTTTCTAATGATAAGCATAAGCGAGTTGACGATTATCAATTCGGTGGCGGTGCAGGAATGGTTATGATGGCTGAACCTGTGGTTTCTGCTATTGAATCTCTAACTTCAGAAAGAAAATACGATGAAGTAATTTTTTTAACGCCAGACGGAAACTTATTTTCGCAGCCAACTGCAAATAAATTAAGTATGGCTGAAAATATTATATTGCTTTGTGGTCATTACAAAGGGCTTGATGAACGAGTTAGAGAGCATTTTATAACATCAGAAATTTCTATAGGTGATTATGTTTTAAGTGGCGGCGAATTGGCTGCCTGTGTTGTTACAGACGCTATTATTAGGCTGCTACCAAACGCAATAAATGATGAAACATCTGCACTAAGTGACTCTTTTCAAGATGGCTTGCTGAGTGCGCCAGTTTATACAAGACCTGCAGATTTTCGTGGTTTTAAAGTACCAGATGTTTTGTTATCTGGAAATGAAAGAAAAATTATTGAATGGCGAAACGAAAAGTCGCTTGAAAAAACCATGAAACGCCGACCTGATTTGCTAAAATAA